A single window of Desulfovibrio psychrotolerans DNA harbors:
- a CDS encoding biotin attachment protein, whose protein sequence is MLDITKLLEEIKASPYEEVVIHAPHTGIVSFAGLKEGDRVVGPTGMWKEIPGTRLATLDRERNKKPILSVEKGVVAKVHSELEGTFVEAGTPLLELRHYLSKDEVLGIILKKALYLFSAPERAKYYFAPDADKKIKASGPKAVTVHDGQELFIMSRMKREAALNYSGPEGVIYAVYFQHNENVDAGAPLIGVCPPDQVGMIEDVVIRVQTEWVEQD, encoded by the coding sequence ATGCTGGATATTACAAAACTGCTTGAAGAGATAAAGGCCTCTCCCTATGAGGAGGTGGTCATTCATGCCCCCCACACCGGTATAGTAAGCTTTGCCGGACTGAAGGAGGGGGACCGCGTTGTCGGCCCCACGGGCATGTGGAAGGAGATTCCCGGAACCCGTCTTGCCACGCTGGACCGCGAACGGAACAAGAAACCCATCCTCTCTGTGGAAAAAGGCGTAGTCGCCAAGGTGCACTCCGAACTGGAAGGCACCTTTGTGGAGGCCGGTACGCCGCTGCTGGAACTGCGGCACTATCTTTCCAAGGACGAGGTGCTGGGCATCATCCTGAAGAAGGCCCTGTATTTGTTCAGCGCACCGGAACGGGCAAAGTACTACTTTGCCCCGGATGCGGACAAAAAGATAAAGGCTTCCGGCCCCAAGGCCGTGACGGTACATGACGGGCAGGAACTGTTCATCATGTCACGCATGAAACGCGAGGCCGCTCTCAACTATTCCGGACCGGAAGGCGTGATTTACGCCGTCTACTTTCAGCACAACGAGAACGTGGATGCGGGCGCGCCCCTCATAGGCGTGTGCCCGCCCGATCAGGTAGGCATGATTGAGGATGTGGTCATCCGCGTGCAGACGGAGTGGGTGGAACAGGATTAA
- a CDS encoding single-stranded DNA-binding protein: MLNKVMIIGRLGADPELRYAGNGTPIASFNVATDESYTDREGNKVDRVEWHRVVVFQRQAENCANYLGKGSLVYIEGSLQTRQWQDQQGQTRYTTEIKAQRVQFLDRRGEGAGAQQAAGGGERRSFANQGGQSGGQSGGQSGKGGRGNQPAYADNAGPGYDDDLGPAFPSEASGMDDVPF; encoded by the coding sequence ATGCTGAATAAAGTAATGATCATAGGGCGTCTGGGCGCGGACCCGGAGTTGCGCTATGCGGGAAACGGCACGCCCATTGCCAGCTTTAACGTGGCGACGGACGAATCCTATACCGACCGCGAAGGCAACAAGGTGGACCGTGTTGAATGGCACCGCGTGGTTGTTTTTCAGCGGCAGGCAGAGAACTGCGCCAACTATCTGGGCAAGGGCAGCCTCGTTTACATAGAGGGCAGCCTGCAGACCCGGCAGTGGCAGGACCAGCAGGGGCAGACCCGCTATACCACCGAGATCAAGGCGCAGCGCGTGCAGTTCCTTGACCGCCGTGGAGAAGGGGCGGGTGCTCAGCAGGCGGCGGGCGGCGGTGAGCGTCGCTCCTTCGCTAATCAGGGTGGCCAATCCGGTGGTCAATCCGGCGGTCAATCCGGAAAGGGCGGACGTGGCAATCAGCCTGCCTACGCGGATAACGCCGGGCCGGGATATGATGATGACCTCGGTCCCGCCTTTCCTTCCGAGGCCAGCGGCATGGATGACGTGCCTTTTTAG
- a CDS encoding extracellular solute-binding protein: MKRLLVLLALALFATTGVAHAEPLKILTWKGYAPKELVDKFQKETGIAVEVTYSNNEEMIAKLRATRGAGFDLAQPSQDRISSVQAEFGLYQPIDFSRIETGLFIPSMLEAVKKNTLVDGASYAVPFCWGTSGLIVNSEKAPGVDSWQALLDKQYLGRVSYRLKRPIIIAMGFALGYDPFALYGDTAKYQEMLDVIEKTLIEAKPMVKNYWANGDALLESMRSGEVHVAKAWDNGGWKLHAENPAIDFKAPKEGALGWIDTFAIPSKAKNVDAAYKWINFMLRPENAGYFTTQENTPTASAGGNEFVAESVRANFERSFPPAVIDNIKWYPPVPVELEAMEGKMLDKVKAAK, translated from the coding sequence ATGAAAAGACTGCTTGTGTTGCTTGCGCTGGCACTGTTTGCCACAACGGGCGTTGCCCATGCCGAGCCTCTGAAGATTCTGACATGGAAGGGATATGCCCCCAAGGAACTTGTGGATAAGTTCCAGAAGGAAACCGGTATTGCTGTTGAAGTTACCTACTCCAACAACGAAGAGATGATCGCCAAGCTGCGCGCCACGCGCGGTGCGGGGTTTGACCTTGCCCAGCCCAGTCAGGACCGCATCTCTTCCGTGCAGGCCGAGTTTGGTTTGTATCAGCCCATAGATTTTTCCCGCATCGAAACCGGCCTGTTCATTCCCTCCATGCTTGAGGCAGTGAAGAAAAACACCCTTGTGGACGGCGCTTCCTATGCTGTTCCCTTCTGCTGGGGCACTTCCGGCCTCATCGTCAACAGCGAAAAGGCCCCCGGCGTAGATTCCTGGCAGGCCCTGCTGGACAAGCAATATCTCGGACGCGTGAGCTACCGCCTGAAGCGTCCCATCATCATCGCCATGGGTTTTGCCCTTGGCTATGACCCCTTCGCCCTGTACGGCGATACCGCCAAGTATCAGGAAATGCTGGACGTCATTGAAAAGACCCTTATCGAAGCCAAGCCTATGGTGAAGAACTATTGGGCCAACGGCGATGCCCTGCTGGAATCCATGCGTTCCGGCGAAGTGCATGTGGCCAAGGCGTGGGACAACGGCGGCTGGAAGCTCCACGCAGAAAATCCCGCCATTGACTTCAAGGCTCCCAAGGAAGGCGCTCTGGGCTGGATAGATACCTTTGCCATTCCTTCCAAGGCAAAGAATGTGGACGCAGCTTACAAGTGGATAAACTTCATGCTGCGTCCTGAAAACGCCGGTTACTTCACCACGCAGGAGAATACGCCCACCGCGTCTGCCGGTGGCAACGAGTTCGTGGCCGAGTCTGTGCGCGCCAACTTTGAACGCTCCTTCCCGCCTGCGGTTATAGACAACATCAAGTGGTATCCGCCTGTTCCGGTTGAACTGGAAGCCATGGAAGGCAAGATGCTCGACAAGGTCAAGGCCGCCAAGTAG
- a CDS encoding ABC transporter ATP-binding protein encodes MTNDLSLRSLTKRFGDFIAVNDISLDVPTGSFFSILGPSGCGKTTLLRMVAGFEEPTSGTIAIRGKDMAGVLPNRRPVNLVFQHLALFPMMSVAENIAFGLKRRGVGNDEARRRTEAMLERVGLPGYADKRVTQLSGGQKQRVAIARCLVLEPSVLLLDEPLGALDLKLREQMKVELKKLQAKVGTTFIYITHDQSEALVMSDRVAVMNLGAFEQVGTPQELYGQPATPFVARFVGDNNTWAGTVEDVKEGLVVLRTDEGYVFRARGMAGCPAGTRVNLFLRPEAMRIEPRETAGLNLFTVTLRAVLFDGANSRLLTVTEQGHELLVRLPQNRTFDGLESGRQFTVGWYPESGICFAADGDASCTDGGDA; translated from the coding sequence ATGACAAACGATCTGTCCTTGCGGTCATTGACCAAACGGTTTGGGGATTTCATCGCGGTAAACGATATTTCACTGGATGTGCCCACGGGTTCATTCTTCTCCATTCTCGGCCCTTCCGGCTGCGGCAAGACCACTCTGCTGCGCATGGTGGCCGGGTTTGAGGAGCCGACAAGCGGAACCATAGCCATACGCGGCAAAGATATGGCCGGCGTTCTGCCTAACAGAAGGCCGGTGAATCTGGTCTTTCAGCATCTGGCCCTTTTCCCCATGATGAGCGTGGCGGAGAACATTGCCTTTGGGCTTAAACGCCGGGGTGTGGGCAATGACGAGGCCCGCAGGCGTACCGAGGCCATGCTGGAGCGCGTGGGCCTGCCCGGTTACGCCGATAAGCGCGTGACCCAGCTTTCCGGCGGCCAGAAACAGCGCGTGGCCATTGCCCGGTGTCTGGTGCTGGAACCTTCCGTTCTGCTGCTGGATGAGCCGCTGGGGGCACTGGACCTGAAGCTGCGTGAGCAGATGAAGGTGGAGTTGAAGAAGTTGCAGGCCAAGGTGGGCACCACTTTTATCTACATCACCCACGACCAGTCGGAGGCATTGGTCATGTCTGACCGGGTGGCCGTGATGAATCTTGGTGCGTTTGAACAGGTAGGCACTCCTCAGGAACTGTACGGCCAGCCCGCCACCCCCTTTGTTGCCCGGTTTGTGGGTGATAATAATACGTGGGCAGGCACGGTGGAAGACGTGAAGGAAGGTCTGGTGGTGCTCCGCACCGATGAGGGGTATGTGTTCCGTGCCCGCGGCATGGCGGGCTGCCCCGCAGGAACGCGGGTGAACCTGTTCCTGCGGCCGGAGGCCATGCGCATAGAACCGCGTGAAACGGCGGGACTGAACCTCTTTACCGTGACCTTGCGGGCCGTTCTTTTTGACGGTGCAAACAGCCGGCTGCTTACCGTGACCGAACAGGGGCATGAGCTGCTGGTGCGGTTGCCCCAGAACCGGACCTTTGACGGGCTTGAGTCCGGCAGGCAGTTCACCGTGGGCTGGTATCCCGAATCGGGCATATGTTTTGCGGCGGATGGTGATGCTTCCTGCACGGACGGAGGCGACGCATGA
- a CDS encoding ABC transporter permease, translated as MKQSRLAFWIFLAPVLGWLLLLIVLPHLDMLYMSFRSGNFSDPGWTLANYRTFFEEPIYWLTFVRTATYAVVTTLFTLVIGLPVAFYIAKVVRPRLSGALMVLLLLPFWVSELVRVYGWMILLRESGVINYFLLKAGIIDTPIEMLYNDATMIMGLVYTSMLFMVVPLVSVMESLDDSLVEAAYDLGAGKLCIWRTIIIPHAKPGITSGCIVVFMLSLGNYLTPNLMGGKNSLWFTEQIYNQFIASFNWNQGSAFGFLLLALSSGIVWAGLKLTRQKLGEVAS; from the coding sequence ATGAAGCAGTCCCGGCTTGCGTTCTGGATATTCCTTGCCCCCGTGCTCGGGTGGCTGCTGCTGCTTATCGTGCTGCCCCATCTGGACATGCTGTACATGAGTTTTCGCAGCGGCAATTTTTCCGACCCGGGCTGGACGCTGGCCAACTACCGTACCTTTTTTGAGGAGCCCATCTACTGGCTTACCTTTGTGCGTACAGCCACCTATGCGGTGGTGACCACCCTGTTCACGCTTGTCATCGGGCTGCCTGTGGCGTTCTACATCGCCAAGGTGGTGCGTCCGCGCCTTTCCGGCGCGCTTATGGTGCTGTTGCTGCTGCCTTTCTGGGTCAGCGAACTGGTGCGCGTGTACGGATGGATGATTCTGCTGCGCGAATCCGGCGTCATCAACTACTTTCTGCTGAAAGCGGGCATCATAGATACGCCCATTGAAATGCTTTACAACGACGCCACCATGATCATGGGGCTTGTCTACACATCCATGCTGTTCATGGTAGTGCCCCTTGTCTCGGTTATGGAGAGTCTGGACGACAGCCTTGTGGAGGCGGCTTATGACCTTGGCGCGGGCAAGCTGTGCATATGGCGCACCATTATCATTCCGCACGCCAAACCGGGCATAACCTCCGGCTGCATTGTGGTGTTCATGCTCTCGCTGGGTAACTACCTCACCCCAAACCTCATGGGTGGCAAGAACTCCCTGTGGTTTACGGAGCAGATATACAATCAGTTCATCGCCAGCTTTAACTGGAATCAGGGGTCCGCTTTCGGCTTCCTGCTGCTTGCCCTGAGTTCGGGCATTGTCTGGGCGGGGCTTAAGCTGACACGCCAAAAGCTGGGAGAGGTGGCGTCATGA
- a CDS encoding ABC transporter permease, whose translation MIRSLNNGKGYLWSFHTFVILYLVFLFAPLVVTCVLAFNDSNFPSLPWYGFSLDWFLSPGPERIGVFHDSQNLRAMVTSVQTAFWVSVFSVLVGTCASFLFEQEEFPFKSLLYMLMLVPLVIPGVILGISQLLAANTMGFALEDMFGWDVGWLRPSFWLVVLGQFSFITTFVTLVVSARLRKFDRTLEEAALNLGANRFEVIRYITLPFLRSAIIGAGAVAFLMSFENFNTTLFLVGSQPTLPINLYLQVRDGSTPVINAISFLLIVGTSVLVLFNLYVSRKAE comes from the coding sequence ATGATCCGGTCGCTGAATAACGGAAAGGGCTATCTGTGGTCGTTCCACACCTTTGTCATTCTGTATCTCGTGTTTCTGTTCGCGCCGCTGGTGGTCACCTGTGTTCTGGCATTCAACGATTCCAACTTTCCCTCGCTGCCGTGGTACGGGTTCAGTCTGGACTGGTTCCTTTCTCCCGGACCGGAGCGTATAGGGGTGTTCCATGACAGCCAGAACCTGCGGGCCATGGTCACCAGCGTGCAGACAGCCTTCTGGGTTTCTGTGTTCAGCGTGCTGGTGGGCACCTGCGCCAGTTTCCTGTTTGAGCAGGAGGAGTTCCCGTTCAAGAGCTTGCTGTACATGCTCATGCTGGTGCCGTTGGTTATTCCCGGGGTTATTCTGGGCATTTCACAGCTTCTGGCTGCCAACACAATGGGCTTTGCGCTGGAAGATATGTTCGGCTGGGATGTGGGCTGGCTGAGGCCCAGCTTCTGGCTGGTGGTGCTCGGGCAGTTTTCCTTCATCACTACCTTTGTCACGCTGGTGGTTTCCGCCCGGTTGCGCAAGTTTGACAGAACCTTGGAAGAAGCGGCCCTGAATCTGGGAGCCAACAGGTTTGAGGTGATACGGTACATCACCTTGCCGTTCCTGCGTTCCGCCATTATCGGAGCAGGGGCGGTTGCCTTTCTGATGAGCTTTGAGAACTTTAACACCACCTTGTTTCTGGTGGGGTCGCAACCCACGTTGCCCATAAACCTGTATCTGCAGGTGCGGGACGGCAGCACGCCTGTTATAAACGCCATTTCGTTTTTGCTGATCGTGGGTACCTCGGTTCTGGTACTCTTTAATCTCTATGTAAGCCGCAAGGCGGAGTAG
- a CDS encoding PAS domain S-box protein yields the protein MKNTDYRLLLQHSPFGYAYHRLITDEAGKPADYIFLEINPAFENLTGLTAINTIGRPVTEVIPGIATGTVDWIAFHGEVALHGGVKEFEMYSEQLKRWYKGQVFSPEKHHFAVIFVDITTEVEKTAELENFFSVNLDLLCIADTSGRFLKVNKAWETILGYPVHEIQQMSFLDFVHPEDLQATIDILARLERQEDVCQFVNRYRCHDGSYRIIDWHSRPNGNLIYAAARDVTRQKLLESELTQSHERFRSLVDSSPFGMVLASRDGTVLFVNEECTRMLGYTREDIPNTDALWQHTHPKEEDRCLARRLWHAMDSNSASAPPCDFLLATKDGKKRDVEFRIKPIGSEMLVILNDVTERKRTAELLVQSEKMHSVGGLVAGVAHEINNPLGGILQGVQNIYRRLSPDMEANHQSAASAGCALDNIHAYLRLRKIDRMLEGIQECGQRAADIVTSMLSFSRKSETAFAPHALPTLAERAINLTRSDYDLKQNYDFRKVEIIRDYAPDLSPVECSATEIVQVLFNLVRNAAQAIAKQPDRNDIGRITIRLRQEGEWAIIIVKDNGPGMDNETRRRAFEPFFTTKPPGEGTGLGLPVSFLIISRNHNGEMFIETAPGQGTAFHIRLPVNHAAAMAGRLQNMEQAL from the coding sequence ATGAAGAACACGGACTACAGACTTCTCTTGCAGCACTCTCCCTTCGGCTATGCCTACCACAGGCTTATTACCGACGAAGCGGGAAAGCCTGCCGATTACATCTTCCTTGAAATAAACCCCGCCTTCGAAAACCTTACAGGACTGACCGCCATAAACACCATCGGCCGCCCTGTTACAGAGGTCATTCCCGGCATTGCCACAGGTACAGTGGATTGGATTGCCTTTCACGGCGAGGTGGCTTTGCATGGCGGAGTCAAAGAATTCGAAATGTATTCCGAGCAGTTGAAGCGCTGGTATAAAGGGCAGGTATTTTCTCCAGAAAAGCATCATTTCGCCGTCATCTTTGTGGATATAACCACCGAGGTGGAAAAAACGGCGGAACTTGAGAATTTCTTTTCAGTTAACCTGGACCTGCTGTGCATTGCAGACACATCCGGCCGTTTTCTCAAGGTGAACAAGGCGTGGGAAACCATACTCGGCTACCCGGTGCATGAAATTCAGCAGATGAGCTTTCTGGACTTTGTGCATCCTGAAGACCTGCAAGCAACCATCGACATCCTTGCGCGGCTGGAGCGGCAGGAGGATGTATGTCAGTTCGTAAACCGCTACCGGTGCCATGACGGTTCATACCGCATTATCGACTGGCACTCGCGACCTAACGGCAACCTCATATACGCCGCAGCACGCGATGTGACCCGGCAGAAACTGCTGGAATCGGAACTGACACAAAGCCACGAACGCTTCCGCAGCCTTGTGGACAGCTCGCCTTTCGGAATGGTCCTTGCCTCGCGCGATGGCACTGTGCTCTTTGTAAACGAGGAATGCACCCGCATGCTGGGGTACACCCGCGAGGACATTCCCAACACGGACGCACTGTGGCAACACACGCATCCCAAGGAAGAAGACCGCTGCCTTGCACGCCGCCTCTGGCATGCCATGGACAGCAACTCAGCCAGCGCACCTCCCTGCGACTTTCTGCTTGCCACCAAGGACGGCAAAAAGCGTGATGTGGAGTTCCGCATCAAACCCATAGGCAGCGAAATGCTGGTTATTCTGAACGATGTGACGGAGCGGAAGCGTACGGCCGAACTGCTTGTGCAATCGGAAAAGATGCACTCCGTGGGCGGGCTTGTGGCGGGTGTGGCGCACGAAATAAACAACCCCCTCGGCGGGATTCTGCAAGGCGTGCAGAACATCTACCGCCGCCTTTCGCCCGACATGGAAGCAAACCACCAGTCCGCCGCAAGCGCGGGGTGCGCGCTGGACAACATCCATGCTTACCTGCGCCTTCGCAAGATAGACAGAATGCTGGAAGGCATTCAGGAATGCGGACAACGGGCGGCGGACATTGTAACCAGCATGCTCAGCTTCAGCCGCAAAAGCGAAACCGCCTTTGCACCGCACGCCCTGCCGACCCTTGCGGAACGGGCCATAAACCTTACCCGCTCAGATTACGACCTGAAGCAGAACTATGATTTCCGCAAGGTAGAAATCATCCGCGACTACGCCCCCGACCTGTCTCCTGTGGAATGTTCCGCAACAGAGATAGTGCAGGTATTGTTTAACCTCGTCCGCAACGCCGCACAGGCCATTGCCAAGCAGCCGGACCGCAACGACATTGGCAGGATAACCATTCGCCTGCGGCAGGAAGGCGAATGGGCCATCATTATCGTAAAGGACAACGGCCCCGGCATGGACAACGAAACCCGACGCAGGGCCTTTGAACCGTTTTTCACCACCAAGCCTCCCGGAGAAGGCACCGGTCTCGGTCTGCCGGTTTCCTTCCTTATCATCAGCCGCAATCATAACGGGGAAATGTTCATAGAAACTGCCCCCGGACAGGGCACGGCCTTCCACATCCGGCTGCCTGTAAACCATGCAGCCGCCATGGCGGGCAGGCTCCAGAACATGGAACAGGCCCTCTGA
- a CDS encoding efflux RND transporter periplasmic adaptor subunit translates to MKSSRPLVYLAVAAAVLALGMLVVGSGEKKSAAPPPEHPPLAVSALPVQRETLRHWVYGEGKAYAIRREYLFFEKAGKVVYLGTDREGLPLREGSIVSGPGEGEMLGQLLARIDTRDDLETYTSQEAYQRKSAEGISSAQADIAQAQTDLQLARLDLERSRALLKQDAIAAQELESKQAVFENARAKLRSAEARLRTAQAEYAATTADLRKAKLGLERTGLFAPFTGMVAYLNIRLGDSVAPEAVDRSSAERMSKTTPVVLIDPSQYEVVVDLPPFAAHGVQEGQQAYFFFGQTMLSPERLLHIPPEQRPPYATGIVYSITPSISEDSRTVQVKLHTVEGAEHLKDGMLVTAWIADEQRDNALVISMESLVFSDGRPSVFVFEPEPGSASSTTGKAAQRQMRMGISGISNVEVLEGVREGELVITEGRHLLVNGTAVQVVPVEGR, encoded by the coding sequence ATGAAATCTTCGCGGCCTTTGGTGTATCTGGCGGTGGCGGCGGCTGTTCTCGCCCTTGGCATGCTGGTGGTCGGGTCGGGTGAGAAAAAGAGTGCGGCTCCGCCTCCCGAGCATCCTCCCCTTGCCGTATCCGCCCTGCCCGTACAGCGCGAAACATTGCGCCACTGGGTGTATGGAGAAGGCAAGGCCTACGCCATACGCCGCGAGTACCTCTTTTTTGAGAAAGCCGGAAAGGTTGTGTATCTGGGCACGGACAGGGAAGGGCTCCCCCTGCGGGAGGGCAGCATTGTTTCCGGTCCGGGCGAAGGGGAGATGCTGGGGCAGCTGCTTGCCCGCATAGACACGCGAGATGATCTGGAAACCTACACCTCGCAGGAAGCCTACCAGAGGAAATCTGCCGAAGGCATAAGCTCTGCACAGGCTGATATTGCGCAGGCGCAGACCGACCTGCAACTTGCCCGGCTTGATCTGGAACGGTCGCGCGCGCTCCTCAAGCAGGATGCCATTGCCGCGCAGGAACTGGAATCTAAGCAGGCGGTGTTTGAAAACGCCCGCGCCAAACTGCGCAGCGCAGAGGCGCGCCTGCGTACCGCACAGGCGGAATACGCCGCCACAACAGCCGACCTGCGCAAGGCCAAGCTGGGGTTGGAGCGGACAGGCCTGTTCGCGCCGTTTACCGGTATGGTGGCCTATCTGAACATCCGGCTGGGCGACTCCGTGGCACCGGAGGCAGTGGACCGCAGCAGTGCAGAGCGCATGAGTAAAACCACGCCCGTGGTGCTTATAGACCCCTCGCAGTATGAAGTGGTGGTGGATCTGCCGCCCTTTGCCGCCCACGGTGTGCAGGAAGGGCAGCAGGCGTATTTCTTCTTCGGGCAGACCATGCTTTCGCCCGAACGCCTGCTGCATATTCCCCCGGAGCAAAGGCCGCCATACGCCACGGGCATAGTGTATTCCATTACCCCTTCCATTTCTGAAGACAGCCGTACCGTGCAGGTTAAACTGCATACCGTGGAGGGCGCGGAACACCTTAAGGACGGCATGCTGGTGACGGCGTGGATAGCCGATGAGCAGCGCGACAATGCGCTGGTCATCTCCATGGAGTCACTGGTGTTTTCCGATGGCCGGCCTTCGGTGTTCGTCTTTGAACCGGAACCCGGTTCCGCGTCTTCCACCACGGGAAAAGCCGCGCAGCGGCAGATGCGTATGGGCATAAGCGGCATCTCCAATGTGGAAGTGCTGGAAGGAGTGCGGGAAGGTGAGCTTGTCATTACCGAAGGCAGACACCTGCTGGTGAACGGCACTGCCGTTCAGGTGGTGCCGGTGGAGGGGAGGTAG